In Thermodesulfobacteriota bacterium, a single genomic region encodes these proteins:
- a CDS encoding type II toxin-antitoxin system HicA family toxin, translating to MLKHPSLQSKRVVLPYHNKDLKKGTLPSILKQAGLSIDEFIDLL from the coding sequence CACCCTTCATTACAATCAAAAAGAGTTGTTCTTCCCTACCACAATAAAGATTTAAAGAAGGGTACGCTTCCGAGTATTCTCAAGCAGGCAGGGTTAAGTATCGATGAGTTTATAGATTTACTATAA